The Apium graveolens cultivar Ventura chromosome 11, ASM990537v1, whole genome shotgun sequence genome has a window encoding:
- the LOC141696932 gene encoding transcription factor GAMYB-like isoform X2 gives MCQLSNMTNESKDKLAVNDYMDSPSAEEATSEGNMTGGGLLKKGPWTSAEDAILVEYVEKHGEGNWNAVQKHSGLFRCGKSCRLRWANHLRPDLKKGSFTPDEERRIIELHAKMGNKWARMAAELPGRTDNEIKNFWNTRIKRRQRAGLPIYPPDICLQSLDENSSSQNMGRFSGDDTPNSEFLPTHNLEIPSVEFKGLGVNQELYNISAGGYFSTGLSPTYSNSILIPKIHPAKRLRESEPSLPGFNAVHPALDQYNDDFQIASKSFGASYDHGLSSSPCLLSGSHALINGNSSSLPNSWAMKLELPSLQHSDSQMGSWASPAPLPSLESVDTLIQTPPNEHLEPGHHSPQNNGLLESILYESRALRNTEKNSWQQTSNPDVPANGTDSSSQFQDADWDSCGDPNSPLGHSTASLFRECTPVRGRSLDEPQLMKTLPVKQEKFDWVTHGDEKDGDSCRMNISRPDFLLDSNWFGLSSDYGKDYFILRDAIGALLAEDFAS, from the exons ATGTGCCAGCTGAG TAATATGACTAATGAAAGTAAAGACAAGTTGGCGGTCAATGATTACATGGATTCACCGTCAGCTGAGGAAGCAACCAGTGAAGGAAACATGACTGGTGGTGGGCTTCTAAAGAAAGGCCCCTGGACGTCAGCAGAAGATGCCATTTTGGTTGAATATGTAGAAAAGCATGGAGAGGGAAATTGGAACGCTGTCCAAAAGCACTCGGGACTTTTCCGTTGCGGAAAAAGTTGCCGTCTTCGCTGGGCAAATCACCTCAGACCGGATCTTAAGAAAGGTTCCTTTACACCCGATGAAGAGCGCCGTATTATAGAACTTCATGCTAAGATGGGAAACAAGTGGGCTCGAATGGCTGCAGAG TTACCTGGACGTACTGACAATGAGATAAAGAATTTTTGGAACACAAGAATTAAAAGACGGCAACGAGCTGGCTTGCCAATTTACCCCCCTGACATCTGTTTGCAGTCCTTAGACGAGAATTCTTCAAGTCAGAATATGGGTAGATTCTCGGGTGATGATACACCCAATTCTGAATTCTTACCAACCCATAACTTGGAGATTCCATCTGTCGAGTTCAAAGGTTTGGGAGTAAACCAAGAGCTCTATAATATTTCTGCAGGTGGCTATTTTTCAACGGGTTTAAGTCCTACCTACAGTAACAGCATTCTGATCCCAAAAATTCATCCAGCCAAGCGTCTTCGAGAATCAGAACCGTCACTTCCTGGTTTCAATGCTGTTCACCCTGCACTGGATCAGTACAATGATGATTTTCAGATTGCTAGCAAGTCCTTTGGGGCTTCATATGATCATGGTTTATCATCTTCCCCCTGTTTACTTTCAGGCAGCCATGCCCTTATAAATGGCAACTCTTCTTCTTTACCCAACTCTTGGGCAATGAAGCTGGAGCTCCCTTCACTCCaacattcagattctcaaatgGGAAGCTGGGCCTCACCTGCCCCGCTGCCTTCCCTTGAGTCTGTTGATACTTTAATCCAAACTCCTCCAAATGAGCATTTAGAGCCAGGTCATCACTCTCCACAGAATAACGGCCTGTTGGAATCTATACTGTATGAATCACGAGCTTTGCGAAACACAGAGAAAAATTCATGGCAGCAGACTTCAAACCCTGATGTCCCTGCAAATGGTACCGACAGTTCATCACAGTTCCAAGATGCAGACTGGGATTCATGCGGTGACCCGAACTCTCCTCTTGGTCATTCTACTGCCTCGTTATTCCGTGAATGTACTCCCGTCAGGGGAAGGTCATTGGATGAACCTCAGCTGATGAAGACTCTTCCAG ttaagcaagaaaaATTTGACTGGGTAACACATGGTGATGAAAAGGATGGGGATTCCTGTCGCATGAACATTTCCAGGCCAGATTTCCTTCTCGACTCAAATTGGTTTGGCCTCAGCAGTGACTATGGTAAGGATTATTTCATCTTAAGAGATGCTATTGGAGCACTTCTTGCTGAGGATTTTGCCTCTTGA
- the LOC141696932 gene encoding transcription factor GAMYB-like isoform X1 — MFHSPLNVPAEEISNMTNESKDKLAVNDYMDSPSAEEATSEGNMTGGGLLKKGPWTSAEDAILVEYVEKHGEGNWNAVQKHSGLFRCGKSCRLRWANHLRPDLKKGSFTPDEERRIIELHAKMGNKWARMAAELPGRTDNEIKNFWNTRIKRRQRAGLPIYPPDICLQSLDENSSSQNMGRFSGDDTPNSEFLPTHNLEIPSVEFKGLGVNQELYNISAGGYFSTGLSPTYSNSILIPKIHPAKRLRESEPSLPGFNAVHPALDQYNDDFQIASKSFGASYDHGLSSSPCLLSGSHALINGNSSSLPNSWAMKLELPSLQHSDSQMGSWASPAPLPSLESVDTLIQTPPNEHLEPGHHSPQNNGLLESILYESRALRNTEKNSWQQTSNPDVPANGTDSSSQFQDADWDSCGDPNSPLGHSTASLFRECTPVRGRSLDEPQLMKTLPVKQEKFDWVTHGDEKDGDSCRMNISRPDFLLDSNWFGLSSDYGKDYFILRDAIGALLAEDFAS; from the exons ATGTTTCACTCACCACTAAATGTGCCAGCTGAG GAGATTAGTAATATGACTAATGAAAGTAAAGACAAGTTGGCGGTCAATGATTACATGGATTCACCGTCAGCTGAGGAAGCAACCAGTGAAGGAAACATGACTGGTGGTGGGCTTCTAAAGAAAGGCCCCTGGACGTCAGCAGAAGATGCCATTTTGGTTGAATATGTAGAAAAGCATGGAGAGGGAAATTGGAACGCTGTCCAAAAGCACTCGGGACTTTTCCGTTGCGGAAAAAGTTGCCGTCTTCGCTGGGCAAATCACCTCAGACCGGATCTTAAGAAAGGTTCCTTTACACCCGATGAAGAGCGCCGTATTATAGAACTTCATGCTAAGATGGGAAACAAGTGGGCTCGAATGGCTGCAGAG TTACCTGGACGTACTGACAATGAGATAAAGAATTTTTGGAACACAAGAATTAAAAGACGGCAACGAGCTGGCTTGCCAATTTACCCCCCTGACATCTGTTTGCAGTCCTTAGACGAGAATTCTTCAAGTCAGAATATGGGTAGATTCTCGGGTGATGATACACCCAATTCTGAATTCTTACCAACCCATAACTTGGAGATTCCATCTGTCGAGTTCAAAGGTTTGGGAGTAAACCAAGAGCTCTATAATATTTCTGCAGGTGGCTATTTTTCAACGGGTTTAAGTCCTACCTACAGTAACAGCATTCTGATCCCAAAAATTCATCCAGCCAAGCGTCTTCGAGAATCAGAACCGTCACTTCCTGGTTTCAATGCTGTTCACCCTGCACTGGATCAGTACAATGATGATTTTCAGATTGCTAGCAAGTCCTTTGGGGCTTCATATGATCATGGTTTATCATCTTCCCCCTGTTTACTTTCAGGCAGCCATGCCCTTATAAATGGCAACTCTTCTTCTTTACCCAACTCTTGGGCAATGAAGCTGGAGCTCCCTTCACTCCaacattcagattctcaaatgGGAAGCTGGGCCTCACCTGCCCCGCTGCCTTCCCTTGAGTCTGTTGATACTTTAATCCAAACTCCTCCAAATGAGCATTTAGAGCCAGGTCATCACTCTCCACAGAATAACGGCCTGTTGGAATCTATACTGTATGAATCACGAGCTTTGCGAAACACAGAGAAAAATTCATGGCAGCAGACTTCAAACCCTGATGTCCCTGCAAATGGTACCGACAGTTCATCACAGTTCCAAGATGCAGACTGGGATTCATGCGGTGACCCGAACTCTCCTCTTGGTCATTCTACTGCCTCGTTATTCCGTGAATGTACTCCCGTCAGGGGAAGGTCATTGGATGAACCTCAGCTGATGAAGACTCTTCCAG ttaagcaagaaaaATTTGACTGGGTAACACATGGTGATGAAAAGGATGGGGATTCCTGTCGCATGAACATTTCCAGGCCAGATTTCCTTCTCGACTCAAATTGGTTTGGCCTCAGCAGTGACTATGGTAAGGATTATTTCATCTTAAGAGATGCTATTGGAGCACTTCTTGCTGAGGATTTTGCCTCTTGA
- the LOC141698465 gene encoding GCN5-related N-acetyltransferase 6, chloroplastic-like, protein MEQLKCNIHFAQPLFTPTPLKRNSLIVFSVYREDFPVSYCRWKTLEVQCGNDQSIRQLAVSKGDNSKLPELIFNRLQLSDQEYCGLLRRNFGNFVAREAVLDEEYWVAAWLRAEAHWESLSYMRHVDSYKRKYAEQEFYALKRRCCGQEGKSLKCCCFVAVKKEDKNVRRTVLNSVVGTMDLSIRQFVQGETYPGEVNRLSAVLASQEPFDAHKYAYIANVCVSKYARRQNIASNMVYLATDMATSECMKQLFVHVNVDNKPAQELYKKAGFKIVSAASTPLSKDQRLLMCMEL, encoded by the exons atggAGCAGCTGAAATGCAATATTCATTTTGCGCAACCTCTATTCACACCCACTCCCCTTAAACGCAATTCCCTCATTGTCTTCAGCGTCTACAG GGAAGACTTTCCGGTTTCTTACTGTAGATGGAAAACTCTTGAAGTTCAGTGTGGTAATGACCAAAGTATCCGCCAATTGGCTGTTTCCAAAGGTGATAACTCAAAGCTTCCCGAACTTATTTTTAACAGACTACAGCTTAGTGATCAGGAATATTGTGGATTACTTAGACGAAACTTCGGTAATTTTGTTGCTCGTGAAGCTGTACTAGATGAAGAATATTGG GTAGCAGCATGGCTGCGAGCAGAAGCTCATTGGGAGTCCTTGTCATATATGAG GCACGTCGATAGCTATAAAAGGAAATATGCTGAACAG GAGTTTTATGCTTTGAAGCGGCGATGCTGCGGACAGGAAGGAAAATCTTTGAAGTGTTGTTGTTTCGTCGCT GTTAAAAAAGAAGACAAGAATGTCCGAAGAACTGTTTTAAACAGTGTTGTGGGAACTATGGACCTAAGCATTAGACAGTTTGTTCAAGGGGAAACGTATCCAGGG GAGGTGAATAGACTATCTGCTGTCTTGGCATCTCAAGAGCCTTTTGATGCACATAAGTATGCTTACATTGCAAATGTTTGTGTTTCGAAGTATGCTCGCCGTCAGAATATTGCCTCAAATATGGTCTATTTGGCGACTGATATGGCCACATCAGAAT GTATGAAGCAATTATTTGTTCATGTAAATGTAGATAACAAGCCTGCTCAGGAACTATACAAAAAAGCCGGTTTTAAG ATTGTGTCGGCTGCCTCAACTCCTCTTTCAAAAGACCAACGGCTCCTAATGTGTATGGAGTTGTAA